A DNA window from Castanea sativa cultivar Marrone di Chiusa Pesio chromosome 7, ASM4071231v1 contains the following coding sequences:
- the LOC142644535 gene encoding serine/threonine-protein phosphatase 7 long form homolog, whose protein sequence is MAFVERWRLETHTFHLPHGETTITLQDVEVLLGIPIDGEAIVGTTALTWADECQNMLGIATNGAVLNGKRILINRLLQKVDQELPDGAAEMLRDLCNPPRYSWGSACLAWLYRELCRATDRGASQSGGALILVQYWAWFKFPFLCPRMDLPPDYAYDPPFAPSPLSIKTMWVVSTNNSPSEICLVRYRQLLDSMHPNQVV, encoded by the exons ATGGCCTTTGTTGAGCGATGGCGGCTTGAAACCCACACCTTCCACCTGCCACATGGTGAGACAACGATCACCTTACAGGATGTGGAGGTTCTTTTGGGGATTCCAATCGATGGTGAGGCAATTGTTGGAACAACTGCCTTGACATGGGCTGATGAATGTCAGAATATGCTTGGAATTGCTACTAATGGTGCGGTGCTTAATGGAAAAAGGATCCTAATTAACAGGCTACTTCAAAAAGTTGACCAAGAGTTGCCCGATGGTGCAGCAGAG ATGTTGAGGGACCTTTGCAATCCACCTCGGTACAGTTGGGGGAgcgcttgccttgcatggttgtacagAGAGTTATGCAGGGCAACCGACAGAGGTGCCAGTCAGAGTGGTGGGGCCTTGATACTGGTTCAGTATTGGGCATGGTTCAAATTCCCTTTTTTGTGCCCAAGGATGGACCTCCCACCAGATTATGCATATGACCCACCATTTGCACCTTCTCCATTGTCCATTAA GACTATGTGGGTTGTGAGCACGAATAATAGCCCCTCCGAAATCTGTTTGGTTCGGTACCGTCAGCTTCTAGATTCTATGCATCCCAACCAG GTGGTGTGA